In one Myxocyprinus asiaticus isolate MX2 ecotype Aquarium Trade chromosome 29, UBuf_Myxa_2, whole genome shotgun sequence genomic region, the following are encoded:
- the LOC127419999 gene encoding uncharacterized protein LOC127419999: MSSARTVSVQEKRLHRRYRVPRKPHNSTLASPLPSDSASDPLPKTLTTPLTAPAEDVVADQDSLKMQARHYKTLSNMYKKPNAKPNQGDVAQLLDLEFEARRAFIDADVTKEEDRSTKIFEAYPCFKDTRNAMDELRRILGGTNRKYTEEMKGRWADFCAKVQFCGVWKKALKPPFPLDLRGVDFTIALLSALPSLFLSPTPPPKLLGNASEALLHILKPGKDSGLYLEKRFLSSPALLFDGTNSIVAVGNMPVSTLPQEEFWEGMLVLMAYYYTLHLTYPKCVATVLSVIQTEVIGDAIHDQDATSAYKKATGEWK; encoded by the exons ATGAGCTCAGCGAGGACAGTTTCAGTGCAG GAAAAGCGTCTCCACCGCCGCTACCGTGTGCCAAGGAAGCCACACAATAGCACCCTGGCCTCACCGCTGCCATCTGACTCAGCCTCAGACCCCTTGCCCAAGACTTTGACCACTCCACTAACTGCACCTGCAGAGGACGTTGTTG CCGACCAGGACAGTCTGAAGATGCAGGCGAGGCACTACAAAACATTGAGCAACATGTACAAGAAGCCCAACGCAAAACCCAACCAAGGCGATGTTGCCCAACTTTTGGACCTTGAGTTCGAGGCCAGGCGAGCTTTCATTGATGCAGATGTTACAAAGGAAGAAGACCGATCCACGAAAATCTTTGAGGCATATCCATGCTTCAAAGACACTCGAAAT GCAATGGATGAGCTACGTCGCATACTTGGTGGCACCAACCGCAAATACACAGAGGAAATGAAGGGAAGGTGGGCAGACTTTTGTGCTAAGGTGCAGTTCTGTGGTGTGTGGAAGAAGGCCCTGAAACCCCCTTTCCCCTTGGATCTGCGTGGAG TGGATTTCACTATCGCCCTCCTCAGTGCACTCCCATCACTTTTCCTCTCACCAACTCCACCGCCAAAGCTTCTCGGAAATGCCAGTGAGGCACTGCTCCATATCCTTAAG CCGGGCAAGGACTCTGGGCTATACCTGGAGAAGCGGTTTCTCTCCTCTCCGGCGCTGCTTTTTGATGGAACAAACAGCATTGTCGCCGTGGGAAACATGCCTGTGAGCACCCTCCCCCAGGAGGAATTCTGGGAAGGAATGTTGGTATTGATGGCATACTACTACACTCTGCACTTAACATACCCAAAATGTGTTGCCACGGTCCTCTCTGTCATTCAAACCGAGGTTATTGGTGATGCCATCCATGATCAAGATGCTACTAGCGCATATAAGAAAGCAACAGGTGAATGGAAATAA